One part of the Desulfovibrio sp. genome encodes these proteins:
- a CDS encoding phosphopantetheine-binding protein gives MQHNEFIDIFKDVIQSDSDIAMDSTLEGIEEWDSMAMMALIAYFDVKLGITVTFDQLHALKCVRDVALLVPGFEA, from the coding sequence ATGCAACATAATGAATTTATTGATATATTTAAAGACGTCATCCAAAGTGATTCCGACATTGCCATGGATTCGACTCTGGAAGGAATAGAGGAATGGGATTCGATGGCCATGATGGCCCTGATCGCCTATTTCGACGTAAAGCTTGGCATCACGGTAACTTTTGACCAGTTGCACGCGCTGAAATGCGTTCGCGATGTTGCCCTTCTGGTGCCCGGTTTTGAGGCATGA
- a CDS encoding SDR family oxidoreductase, whose product MTTFSAAQRILVTGASSGIGRAIALLLNERGATVLANGRATERLEQVRNESADPSRMLLAPRDMTADMDALPAWLKGLSRQFGPLHGLVCSAGATWNAPMALYDLTKARQLFDLCCHAPLLLGGAFCDRRANTGAGAAIVFIAAAAAVAPNPGQGAYGAAKAALVAGAVCLAKEAAPRGVRVNCISPGLVQGPMMDATVEQLGQSFLEKEQPLYPLGFGKPQDVANMAAFMLSQEASWLTGQNIMLAGGR is encoded by the coding sequence ATGACGACATTTTCCGCCGCGCAGCGCATTCTGGTCACAGGTGCCAGCTCTGGCATAGGCCGTGCCATCGCCTTGCTGCTCAACGAGCGCGGGGCCACTGTGCTTGCCAATGGCCGTGCTACAGAACGGCTGGAGCAGGTACGAAATGAATCAGCCGATCCATCGCGCATGCTGCTTGCGCCGCGCGATATGACGGCGGACATGGATGCCCTGCCCGCATGGCTCAAAGGGCTGAGCCGTCAGTTCGGCCCCCTGCACGGCCTTGTATGCAGCGCAGGGGCAACCTGGAACGCCCCAATGGCCCTCTATGATCTGACGAAAGCACGCCAGCTTTTTGACTTGTGCTGCCATGCGCCCCTGCTGCTTGGCGGCGCTTTTTGCGACCGCCGCGCAAATACTGGCGCGGGCGCGGCAATTGTTTTCATTGCCGCAGCTGCCGCAGTTGCGCCCAATCCCGGGCAAGGGGCGTACGGCGCAGCCAAGGCAGCGCTGGTTGCGGGCGCAGTATGCCTTGCCAAAGAAGCGGCCCCGCGCGGAGTTCGCGTTAACTGCATTTCTCCCGGTCTGGTGCAAGGACCCATGATGGACGCAACAGTAGAGCAACTTGGGCAGTCATTTCTGGAAAAGGAACAGCCCCTCTACCCTCTTGGTTTTGGCAAACCGCAAGATGTCGCCAACATGGCTGCCTTCATGCTTTCACAAGAAGCATCCTGGCTTACAGGGCAAAATATTATGCTTGCCGGAGGCCGCTGA
- a CDS encoding transferase, protein MQRLKIIGNSGAARECYWLFQDMCAADASLKTRCRFHGFLSWRNYSGDLKKLQNMFLGDALDYSINDEDIFVIGIGNPNLREDVYVTMKSRGASFFTLCHPLADINPDSNVGEANIFQRNSTVFCDVSLGNANYLNGAVNLSHDATVGDYNFVGPFSLILGNCSVGSRNLLAARTTLLPGARIGDDNIIAPSSVIYKGCRNNCRLAGNPALTIGTV, encoded by the coding sequence ATGCAACGCCTCAAAATTATTGGCAACTCTGGTGCAGCCCGCGAATGCTACTGGCTCTTTCAGGACATGTGCGCGGCAGATGCCAGCCTGAAGACGCGTTGCAGATTTCATGGGTTCCTGTCCTGGCGTAATTATAGCGGCGATCTGAAAAAACTACAGAACATGTTTCTGGGTGATGCTCTCGATTATTCCATTAATGATGAAGATATTTTTGTCATTGGTATAGGCAATCCAAATTTACGTGAAGATGTCTATGTGACCATGAAATCGCGTGGGGCTTCATTCTTTACTTTGTGCCATCCACTGGCAGACATTAATCCTGATAGCAATGTAGGTGAGGCCAACATTTTTCAGCGCAATAGCACGGTTTTTTGCGATGTATCGCTTGGCAATGCCAATTATCTTAACGGTGCAGTCAATCTCTCGCACGATGCAACAGTGGGAGATTATAATTTTGTCGGCCCGTTCTCACTCATTCTTGGCAATTGCAGCGTAGGCTCGCGAAATCTTCTTGCAGCGCGCACTACCCTGTTGCCGGGCGCGCGTATCGGGGACGACAATATCATTGCTCCATCCAGCGTAATATACAAAGGTTGCCGCAACAATTGCCGCCTTGCGGGCAATCCTGCACTAACAATTGGTACAGTTTAA
- a CDS encoding class I SAM-dependent methyltransferase, with the protein MKKTSVFDYEHEFYEQYQTQSAYRLGARTSHSIRTDPRHLLFTLSRYKFCAKMLEGKNSVLEVGCGDAVGAPIILQTVGELHAVDIEPIVIEQNRAMNEFGERLSFGCHDFTKNHPDKVFDAVYSLDVIEHVEPGEEKKFLENIVASMTDHGVCIIGTPNITANQYASEISKKGHINLKSAATLKESLAQYFQHVFLFSMNDEVIHTGYAPMSHYLMAICASKKNLQGC; encoded by the coding sequence ATGAAAAAGACATCTGTATTTGATTATGAGCACGAATTCTATGAACAATATCAGACACAATCTGCATATCGCCTCGGTGCAAGAACAAGCCATAGTATAAGAACCGACCCTCGCCATTTGCTGTTTACACTTTCAAGGTATAAATTTTGCGCAAAAATGCTTGAAGGAAAAAACAGCGTTCTTGAAGTCGGCTGCGGAGATGCCGTTGGCGCACCTATAATACTGCAAACTGTGGGCGAATTGCACGCTGTTGATATCGAACCAATTGTCATTGAACAGAACAGGGCAATGAACGAATTTGGAGAGCGGCTGTCATTTGGCTGCCATGACTTTACAAAAAACCATCCCGATAAAGTATTTGATGCCGTGTACAGCCTCGATGTAATTGAGCACGTCGAACCAGGTGAAGAAAAAAAATTCCTGGAAAACATTGTTGCATCAATGACTGATCACGGCGTGTGCATTATTGGAACGCCGAATATTACTGCAAACCAATATGCTTCAGAAATAAGCAAAAAAGGGCATATCAACCTGAAATCCGCCGCAACCCTGAAAGAAAGCCTTGCCCAGTATTTTCAGCATGTTTTTCTTTTTTCCATGAATGATGAGGTCATTCATACTGGCTATGCGCCAATGAGCCACTACCTTATGGCAATATGCGCAAGCAAAAAGAATCTGCAAGGCTGTTAA
- a CDS encoding nucleotidyltransferase family protein — MSIPAILLAAGKGTRLRPLTDHIPKCMVPIRGRPLLDFWITACHEAEFGPIIINTNHLAEQVEQYVQKSPLSKDVVLVHEKELLGTGGTILALKKLLTGTFFVAHADNLSVFDMAKFLTAHSNRPQGCLMTMLLFETPTPESCGIVSLDSRGVVQEFHEKVPGIKETSANGAVYLMEPEVLPLLENCKTENPDISLDLIPQCLGQIFTFKDVTYHRDIGTVKSYIAAQKEFAVLQSTHNDLDSPGYLQK; from the coding sequence ATGTCGATACCCGCAATTTTGTTGGCAGCAGGAAAGGGAACACGCCTTCGCCCATTAACAGACCATATACCTAAATGCATGGTCCCTATCAGGGGCCGACCACTGCTCGATTTTTGGATTACAGCATGCCACGAGGCAGAATTTGGCCCAATTATAATAAACACGAATCATTTGGCTGAACAGGTCGAACAATATGTGCAGAAATCCCCACTGAGCAAGGACGTTGTGCTTGTTCACGAAAAGGAACTTTTGGGCACAGGCGGCACGATACTTGCTTTAAAAAAATTGCTAACGGGAACGTTCTTTGTTGCCCACGCGGATAACCTGAGTGTTTTTGATATGGCAAAGTTTCTAACAGCACATTCAAATAGACCTCAGGGCTGCCTCATGACCATGCTGCTTTTTGAAACGCCAACTCCCGAATCCTGCGGCATTGTATCTTTGGACAGCCGGGGCGTCGTGCAGGAATTTCACGAAAAAGTTCCTGGAATTAAAGAGACATCAGCAAACGGAGCCGTATACCTGATGGAACCAGAGGTTTTGCCCCTGCTGGAAAACTGCAAAACAGAGAATCCAGATATCAGCCTGGATCTTATTCCTCAGTGCCTTGGGCAAATCTTTACCTTTAAAGATGTAACGTACCACCGGGATATTGGCACTGTAAAAAGTTATATTGCGGCACAGAAGGAATTTGCAGTATTGCAATCCACTCACAATGACCTTGACTCTCCAGGTTACCTGCAAAAATGA